One genomic region from Halomicrobium zhouii encodes:
- a CDS encoding ABC transporter ATP-binding protein: MGTIDINEVRKMYDSEEGSIVAVDGVSLSVDDGEFVTIVGPSGSGKSTLLRMLAGLESITDGTISIDGKTINDVPPQYRGVAMVFQEYALYPHMSVRKNMAYGLKLTTDLSTDDIDRRVEETAEMMGIEDLLEKKPGNLSGGQQQRVATGRAIVRDPEVFLFDEPLSNLDAKLRLHMRTELQRLQEDLNTTSIYVTHDQSEAMTMSDRIVILDEGEIQQVGTPAEVYASPSNRFVADFIGSPSMNFFDVTLDGDRLVGADFEYTVSDAFLDRVDQNRDASDLVLGIRPEHVVLADDGPNTIEVQLDVLEHEGSDNYLYLVNEDTEWTVRVPGNEMVEAGAHVGLGLPEEHLHLFDQETGRRVLRREGSIPSATAPAE, encoded by the coding sequence GTCCGTCGACGACGGTGAATTCGTCACGATCGTCGGTCCGTCGGGATCGGGGAAGTCGACGCTGTTGCGCATGCTAGCGGGGCTGGAATCGATTACGGACGGGACGATTTCGATCGACGGCAAGACGATCAACGATGTACCACCCCAGTACCGCGGCGTCGCGATGGTCTTTCAGGAATATGCCCTCTATCCACACATGAGCGTCCGGAAAAACATGGCCTACGGTCTCAAATTGACCACCGACCTCTCGACGGACGATATCGACCGCCGCGTCGAGGAGACCGCGGAGATGATGGGGATCGAAGACCTCCTGGAGAAGAAACCGGGCAACCTCTCCGGTGGGCAACAACAGCGCGTGGCGACTGGTCGGGCGATCGTCCGTGATCCAGAGGTGTTCCTGTTCGACGAGCCGCTCTCGAACCTGGACGCCAAGCTCCGGCTTCACATGCGCACGGAACTCCAGCGGCTCCAGGAAGACCTGAACACCACTTCGATCTACGTGACTCACGACCAGTCCGAAGCGATGACCATGAGCGACCGGATCGTGATTCTCGACGAGGGTGAGATCCAGCAGGTCGGGACTCCAGCGGAGGTGTACGCCTCCCCCAGTAACAGGTTCGTCGCGGACTTCATCGGCAGTCCGTCGATGAACTTCTTCGACGTGACGCTCGATGGGGATCGACTCGTCGGTGCCGACTTCGAATACACGGTGTCAGATGCGTTTCTCGACAGAGTCGACCAGAACCGGGACGCCAGCGACCTCGTCCTCGGTATCAGGCCCGAACACGTCGTCCTGGCCGACGACGGTCCCAACACGATCGAGGTCCAGCTGGACGTCCTCGAACACGAGGGGAGCGACAACTACCTCTACCTCGTCAACGAGGACACGGAGTGGACTGTCAGAGTCCCTGGTAACGAGATGGTCGAAGCCGGTGCGCACGTTGGGCTGGGGCTTCCAGAAGAGCACCTCCACCTGTTCGACCAGGAGACTGGCCGTCGTGTCCTTCGCAGAGAGGGCTCGATTCCCTCGGCGACGGCGCCTGCGGAGTGA
- a CDS encoding TrmB family transcriptional regulator, with translation MNDDELTAVLSRAGFSEYEAEAYLGLLRLHDASVGDLTDICSVPRARLYDVLRDLAADGYVETYEQDTLRARIPNVDRAVEELREWADGFENAADELEDVWDRPSIEHTDISVFQTQKGTIEKAIDYVSEANHVVQICASPAELVEMEAVLGTIHERGVTVRIALNFDPADSTTEDLPDMFSRVATEARRCEANGPFVALIDGSIAVLAIDNELDGEYGLVVDDNTLTSFLHWFFQLQLWEPWDTLYSESVGHPETYVSVRQLIRDLEMLHTEDETVRVRVNGVDLRSHEMVEVEGEVVDVIYTDVYPTRDTTFAQQFIQAALRIRTGDGEYTVGGYGAVVEDIRAIEIDVIGIE, from the coding sequence ATGAACGACGACGAACTCACGGCGGTGCTTTCTCGGGCGGGGTTCTCGGAATACGAAGCCGAAGCGTATCTGGGGCTGCTCCGGCTGCACGATGCGTCGGTCGGGGATCTTACGGACATATGCTCCGTCCCGAGGGCCCGGTTGTACGACGTACTCAGAGACCTGGCTGCCGATGGGTACGTCGAGACGTACGAGCAGGATACGCTTCGCGCACGTATCCCCAACGTCGACCGGGCCGTCGAGGAGCTCCGGGAGTGGGCAGACGGGTTCGAAAATGCGGCGGACGAACTCGAGGACGTGTGGGACCGGCCGAGCATCGAACACACCGATATCAGCGTCTTCCAGACGCAGAAGGGCACGATCGAGAAAGCCATCGATTACGTCAGTGAAGCGAACCACGTCGTGCAGATCTGTGCGTCGCCCGCTGAACTCGTCGAAATGGAAGCGGTACTCGGTACCATTCACGAACGAGGAGTGACGGTTCGCATCGCCCTGAATTTCGACCCGGCCGATAGCACGACGGAGGACCTCCCCGACATGTTCTCTCGTGTCGCCACGGAGGCTCGTCGGTGCGAAGCGAACGGACCGTTCGTCGCCCTCATCGACGGGTCCATCGCCGTCCTCGCCATCGACAACGAGTTAGACGGCGAGTACGGGCTGGTCGTCGATGACAACACCCTCACGTCGTTTCTCCACTGGTTCTTTCAGCTCCAGCTGTGGGAACCGTGGGACACACTCTACTCTGAGTCGGTCGGTCACCCGGAAACGTACGTCTCGGTCCGGCAGCTCATCCGCGACCTCGAGATGCTCCACACCGAGGACGAAACAGTGAGAGTGCGAGTCAACGGCGTCGACCTGCGGAGCCACGAGATGGTCGAAGTGGAGGGCGAAGTAGTCGACGTCATCTACACGGACGTCTACCCGACGAGAGACACGACCTTCGCCCAACAGTTCATCCAGGCCGCACTGCGAATTCGGACCGGCGACGGCGAGTACACCGTCGGTGGGTATGGCGCAGTCGTCGAAGACATTCGAGCGATCGAAATCGACGTAATCGGCATCGAGTGA
- a CDS encoding IclR family transcriptional regulator has protein sequence MPSNRVMATETAVEILESLANLESAGVTELADAVDGSKGNVHKHLKTLEAANFVCERNGRYELGLRFLEFATAAKWNERIYRVSRHPVAQLANNTGTTATLVVPEGFDGVYLHTASQSGKAAKKPVEGRRAPLDELTTGLAILSQYSPDRQEEAMSALSLADAEAMDLRDQLDRIQQRGIVVQSDDSEMAAMAAPITVEDGRPVGAIGLWQRESDGGNKRVESDFEKLVRNAAGTVSNRLSLSE, from the coding sequence ATGCCATCGAATCGGGTCATGGCGACCGAAACCGCCGTCGAGATACTCGAATCGCTCGCCAACCTCGAGTCTGCTGGCGTTACGGAACTCGCGGACGCCGTGGACGGCTCGAAGGGGAACGTCCACAAACACCTCAAGACGCTGGAAGCGGCCAACTTCGTCTGTGAGCGCAACGGCCGCTACGAGCTCGGACTCCGGTTCCTGGAGTTCGCGACGGCAGCAAAATGGAACGAGCGTATCTACCGGGTGAGCCGGCATCCCGTCGCCCAGCTCGCAAACAACACCGGGACGACGGCGACGCTCGTCGTCCCAGAGGGGTTCGACGGCGTCTATCTCCACACCGCCTCACAGAGTGGAAAAGCGGCGAAGAAACCAGTGGAGGGGCGCCGCGCGCCGCTCGACGAACTCACCACTGGACTCGCCATCCTCTCCCAGTATTCCCCAGACAGGCAGGAAGAAGCCATGTCTGCACTGTCACTGGCAGACGCGGAAGCGATGGATCTCAGGGACCAGCTAGACCGGATCCAACAACGCGGTATCGTCGTCCAGTCCGACGATTCGGAAATGGCAGCCATGGCTGCGCCAATTACTGTCGAAGACGGCCGTCCAGTTGGCGCGATCGGCCTCTGGCAACGGGAGTCAGATGGTGGAAACAAGCGCGTGGAATCCGATTTCGAGAAACTCGTCCGCAATGCGGCAGGGACGGTTTCGAATCGACTTTCGCTCAGTGAATGA